Proteins from a genomic interval of Rubinisphaera italica:
- a CDS encoding DUF1559 family PulG-like putative transporter — protein MNNSKSIKTQSIKNWRILTLCLVALVVFAVGISLFLPESGHRRDVRRLQCMNNIRNLGIANHNYASQNHGALPISYSLDAQGNRLLSWRYSLLDLLDNAALKRLIDPEKPWDSETNRDYSETQITVFICPTDSEIPENGSSYFTITGDETLFPEGPSVTLDQISEADGMTNTLMLTEAADMDISWLEPRDIPFSAVNKSPQDMKGIGPSSHHEGFNIFYTDGHAKLTSKDIDPKVLRALITWNGGEKVPEEF, from the coding sequence ATGAATAACTCCAAATCAATAAAAACTCAGTCGATTAAGAATTGGAGAATTTTAACCCTCTGCCTCGTTGCGTTAGTAGTTTTCGCAGTTGGAATTAGTCTCTTTTTGCCTGAAAGTGGTCACAGACGAGATGTACGCAGGCTTCAATGCATGAACAACATCAGAAATCTGGGAATTGCTAACCATAATTACGCAAGTCAAAATCATGGGGCTCTACCGATCAGCTATTCACTGGACGCACAGGGAAACAGATTGCTCAGTTGGAGATACTCGTTACTCGATCTCCTGGACAACGCAGCCCTGAAGCGGTTAATCGATCCAGAAAAACCGTGGGATTCAGAAACAAACAGGGATTACTCTGAAACTCAAATCACGGTTTTCATTTGCCCAACAGATTCAGAAATCCCCGAAAATGGATCATCATATTTTACAATCACTGGTGATGAAACACTCTTCCCGGAAGGGCCATCGGTCACGCTTGATCAAATTTCCGAAGCAGATGGTATGACCAATACTCTTATGCTGACTGAAGCTGCGGACATGGATATCTCATGGCTGGAACCACGTGATATTCCCTTTTCAGCCGTCAATAAGTCCCCTCAAGATATGAAGGGAATCGGTCCTTCAAGTCACCATGAAGGCTTCAATATTTTTTATACAGATGGCCATGCTAAGCTAACAAGCAAAGACATCGATCCAAAAGTCCTGCGAGCTTTGATCACCTGGAATGGTGGAGAAAAAGTTCCTGAGGAGTTTTGA
- a CDS encoding carbon storage regulator — protein sequence MLVLTRKKSQLIQIGENIVIKVIRTGPGSVKIGIDAPSDVRVMRGELDPKLAENYKMEESESSDSDTNAVADASPECRRNERVEDEEPVSVKTVSRRTSKASAL from the coding sequence ATGTTAGTTCTCACACGAAAAAAATCTCAACTGATTCAAATCGGCGAAAATATCGTGATCAAAGTGATCCGTACCGGGCCTGGTTCTGTGAAAATCGGAATTGATGCCCCGAGCGATGTCCGCGTCATGCGTGGCGAACTCGATCCGAAACTTGCCGAGAATTATAAGATGGAAGAATCGGAATCGAGCGATTCCGATACCAACGCCGTCGCGGACGCCTCTCCCGAGTGCCGCCGTAACGAGCGTGTTGAAGACGAGGAACCTGTCAGTGTGAAAACTGTCAGCCGTCGGACTTCAAAAGCGTCGGCTCTCTAA
- a CDS encoding large ribosomal subunit protein bL28, whose amino-acid sequence MSTHKKHKHAKRDALRELYGDNTPAVGNSLSQRGKPKYLGGNGRKTTGITKRYFRKNLQRVRLVENGVTVRRWVPVSMIRAGLIQKPVVREPFTLPELEGDS is encoded by the coding sequence ATGAGTACTCACAAAAAACACAAACATGCCAAGCGGGACGCCTTGCGAGAGCTTTATGGCGACAATACTCCAGCTGTGGGCAATAGTCTCTCACAGCGTGGTAAACCGAAGTATCTCGGTGGTAACGGCCGTAAAACGACTGGAATTACTAAACGATACTTCCGTAAAAACTTGCAGCGGGTGCGACTGGTCGAAAATGGTGTCACTGTTCGACGCTGGGTTCCAGTCAGCATGATTCGTGCTGGCCTGATTCAAAAGCCAGTCGTCCGCGAGCCGTTCACTTTGCCGGAACTCGAAGGCGATTCCTGA
- the gatC gene encoding Asp-tRNA(Asn)/Glu-tRNA(Gln) amidotransferase subunit GatC — translation MSNISLDDVRKVAQLANLTFNEDELVEMQAHLAKTIGYVEILNQVETENVAPMAHPIDVVDVFRDDVLTPMLSREEALQNAPKTDGQYFVVPAILDAGE, via the coding sequence ATGTCGAATATTTCACTCGATGATGTCCGCAAAGTCGCCCAGTTGGCGAATTTGACCTTCAACGAAGATGAGCTTGTCGAAATGCAGGCTCATCTGGCGAAGACGATTGGCTACGTCGAAATCCTCAATCAGGTTGAGACCGAAAACGTAGCTCCAATGGCTCATCCAATTGATGTGGTCGATGTTTTTCGCGACGATGTCCTCACCCCCATGCTTTCCCGGGAAGAGGCTCTGCAAAATGCTCCCAAGACCGACGGTCAGTACTTCGTCGTTCCGGCTATTCTGGATGCTGGCGAATAA
- a CDS encoding peroxiredoxin: protein MLRLFTAMVFSGMICFSGIAQAASPNVGDAAPKFSSKDDQGKEWKSTDHVGKKILVVYFYPADMTGGCTKQACGFRDDMAKLNDADVEVVGVSGDTVESHQLFKKVHDLNFTLLADTDGSVAEAFGVPTKSGGSIEREVEGINHVLTRGVTASRWTFVIDQSGKIAYKDTSVNAAEDSKTIIETVNKLQ from the coding sequence ATGCTTCGTTTATTCACTGCGATGGTTTTCAGCGGTATGATTTGTTTTTCAGGTATTGCTCAGGCAGCTTCTCCAAATGTTGGCGATGCTGCTCCCAAATTTTCATCCAAGGATGATCAGGGAAAAGAATGGAAGTCGACCGATCATGTCGGCAAAAAAATTCTTGTCGTTTACTTCTACCCGGCTGACATGACTGGCGGCTGTACAAAACAGGCTTGTGGCTTTCGTGATGACATGGCCAAGCTGAACGATGCCGATGTCGAAGTTGTCGGCGTGAGTGGCGATACTGTCGAATCGCATCAACTCTTCAAGAAAGTACACGACTTGAACTTTACTCTGCTCGCCGATACCGATGGCAGTGTCGCCGAGGCATTTGGAGTGCCGACAAAATCCGGTGGCAGCATCGAACGAGAAGTTGAAGGGATCAATCATGTTTTGACACGAGGCGTGACCGCCTCCCGCTGGACGTTCGTCATCGATCAGTCTGGAAAGATTGCTTATAAAGATACTTCTGTAAATGCCGCAGAAGACAGCAAGACAATTATTGAGACAGTCAATAAACTTCAGTAA
- a CDS encoding diacylglycerol/lipid kinase family protein, with translation MNTQPRKVVIQKNPMSGSGLREPQLQRLTQRLEELGYAPCVYGNREMMAEDLKQESFRAQTRCLVAAGGDGTVDDLINRFPGIPLTILAMGTENLLAKQYEIPRNGALVAEMIAAGHTRNIDLGLAGQKRFAVMASCGFDATVVKKAHEARQGRITKLHYIRPILETIFHRKRIELVATSPDLPKPFSCELAVVSNVSRYASNLPVNPDAIDNDGLLDICLFRNITALRLIRHSLQGFLSGEITSTNIHRFSSQMVKLTSSSAVPIQADGDPIAETPLEFRVLPKALELIVPEQAANSKLVQIYVQNFAAE, from the coding sequence ATGAATACTCAACCTCGAAAAGTTGTTATCCAGAAGAATCCGATGTCCGGGTCCGGGCTGCGTGAGCCGCAATTGCAGCGACTGACTCAACGGCTGGAAGAGCTGGGGTACGCCCCCTGTGTCTACGGCAATCGCGAAATGATGGCTGAGGACTTAAAGCAGGAATCCTTTCGCGCACAAACCCGGTGTCTCGTCGCGGCTGGTGGAGATGGGACGGTCGATGATCTGATCAATCGCTTTCCCGGAATCCCATTAACGATTCTGGCAATGGGAACGGAAAATTTACTTGCTAAGCAATATGAAATCCCCCGAAATGGGGCGCTGGTTGCTGAGATGATTGCTGCCGGGCATACACGCAATATCGACCTCGGACTAGCCGGTCAAAAACGTTTTGCGGTCATGGCCAGTTGTGGATTCGACGCCACGGTTGTTAAAAAAGCTCACGAAGCCCGGCAAGGTCGAATTACAAAACTGCACTACATCCGACCGATTCTGGAAACAATTTTCCATCGAAAACGCATCGAACTGGTTGCAACATCACCCGATCTGCCAAAACCCTTCTCCTGTGAACTGGCCGTGGTTTCGAATGTCTCACGCTATGCTTCGAACCTGCCAGTCAATCCCGATGCGATTGATAATGATGGGCTGCTCGACATTTGCCTCTTTCGAAACATCACTGCCCTGCGCCTCATCCGCCATTCCCTACAAGGCTTTCTGTCTGGCGAAATCACCTCGACCAATATTCATCGCTTCAGTTCACAAATGGTAAAACTGACTTCTTCCAGTGCAGTTCCGATTCAAGCTGATGGCGACCCCATCGCGGAAACCCCGCTCGAATTCCGAGTGCTCCCAAAGGCTCTTGAACTGATCGTTCCTGAACAAGCGGCGAATTCAAAACTTGTACAAATTTATGTGCAAAATTTCGCAGCTGAGTAA
- a CDS encoding NRAMP family divalent metal transporter: MKSVEDLPPVDIRPESCIRDAPTTFWKTLLQLGPGLIIAGSIVGSGELIATTKTGAQAGITLLWLIILGCVIKVFVQIELGRHTIIHGQTALQALNQVPGRFLSLNWIVWFWLAMMISGIVQLGGIVGGVGQAAAIAMPLTGDYRAAIEIPSEKEIRWMLDWEETRENNPEAFTSLPEGERQRIIEGGKLLRARLSELGERGSNAVTQVENNEKLIDPYTYDDKYWALAAALITVGLLYNGRYGLIQNLTTVLVVMFTFITIGNFVALQSTVEWHLSSTEILNGLSFGLPSATKDGRALATALAAFGIIGVGAAELVSYPYWCLEKGYALHTGPHDGTDAWYKRAKGWLRVMHVDVFLSMIVYTVATVAFYLIGVAVLYRFGRDPEGMRMTSTLAEAYDPMFGEYASWMFLIGAIAVLYSTFLVANAGHTRTYTDLFKLLGWIPRGDRVKHWRSISTLGCILPILCLIIFCTNIKPDVAVLAAGIMQALLLPMLGVGALFFRYWQTEDRLKPSIWFDICLLVSCVSFFITGAWGAYENFGSLISKYFM, from the coding sequence ATGAAATCTGTCGAAGACCTGCCGCCCGTTGATATCCGTCCTGAATCGTGTATTCGCGATGCTCCTACGACGTTCTGGAAAACCCTGCTCCAGTTAGGTCCTGGATTGATTATTGCGGGCAGTATTGTCGGATCTGGGGAATTGATTGCAACGACGAAAACCGGAGCACAAGCCGGCATCACACTGCTCTGGCTGATCATTCTCGGCTGTGTGATCAAAGTCTTCGTTCAAATCGAACTGGGACGGCACACAATTATTCATGGCCAAACTGCTCTGCAAGCTTTAAATCAGGTCCCCGGTCGTTTTCTCTCACTGAACTGGATCGTCTGGTTCTGGCTGGCAATGATGATTTCCGGCATTGTTCAATTAGGTGGAATTGTCGGCGGCGTTGGACAGGCAGCCGCGATTGCGATGCCGTTAACGGGAGATTACCGAGCCGCGATCGAAATTCCTTCCGAAAAAGAAATCCGCTGGATGCTCGACTGGGAAGAGACTCGAGAAAACAATCCGGAAGCGTTTACCTCATTGCCTGAAGGGGAACGACAACGGATTATTGAAGGCGGAAAACTGCTTCGTGCTCGACTTTCTGAACTAGGCGAACGTGGTTCCAATGCTGTCACCCAGGTCGAAAACAATGAAAAGTTAATTGATCCCTATACCTACGACGACAAATACTGGGCCCTCGCGGCTGCTTTAATCACCGTTGGTCTACTTTACAACGGACGTTACGGGCTGATTCAAAACCTGACGACTGTGCTTGTTGTGATGTTTACCTTTATCACAATCGGCAACTTTGTCGCACTGCAGTCGACGGTCGAATGGCATCTCTCCAGCACAGAAATCCTGAACGGACTTTCCTTCGGACTTCCCAGTGCAACTAAGGATGGAAGAGCACTTGCAACCGCGCTCGCGGCATTTGGAATTATCGGTGTCGGAGCAGCGGAACTGGTTTCGTATCCCTACTGGTGCCTGGAAAAAGGATACGCTTTGCATACGGGTCCCCACGATGGCACCGATGCGTGGTACAAACGCGCCAAAGGCTGGCTCAGGGTGATGCACGTCGATGTTTTTCTTTCGATGATTGTCTACACCGTTGCGACTGTTGCCTTTTATTTAATCGGCGTCGCCGTTCTCTATCGCTTCGGACGTGACCCGGAAGGGATGCGAATGACGAGCACACTTGCAGAGGCTTACGATCCGATGTTCGGTGAATACGCCTCCTGGATGTTCCTGATTGGTGCGATCGCCGTGCTCTACTCGACCTTCCTGGTTGCCAATGCGGGCCACACGCGAACTTATACAGACCTCTTCAAGCTCCTTGGCTGGATACCGCGAGGTGACCGTGTCAAACACTGGCGATCCATCTCAACACTCGGCTGCATCCTGCCGATCCTCTGCCTGATTATTTTCTGTACGAACATCAAGCCCGATGTCGCAGTTCTGGCAGCAGGCATCATGCAGGCGTTATTGCTTCCCATGCTGGGAGTCGGAGCCCTGTTCTTCCGTTACTGGCAAACCGAAGACCGATTAAAGCCTTCAATATGGTTCGATATCTGCCTGCTCGTCTCCTGCGTCAGTTTCTTCATCACAGGTGCCTGGGGTGCATATGAAAACTTCGGCTCACTGATCAGCAAATACTTTATGTAA
- a CDS encoding ferredoxin family protein has product MPHIVCEPCNNCKYTDCVVVCPVECFYEGETMLYIHPDECIDCEACVPECPVEAIFHEDNIPDEWKNYIEINAEKSQDAPVITEKKEPLADS; this is encoded by the coding sequence ATGCCACATATCGTCTGCGAACCATGTAATAACTGCAAATATACAGACTGCGTCGTGGTCTGCCCGGTCGAGTGTTTCTATGAAGGTGAAACGATGCTTTACATTCATCCAGATGAATGTATCGATTGCGAAGCCTGCGTGCCAGAATGTCCCGTTGAAGCGATTTTCCACGAGGACAACATCCCTGACGAATGGAAAAACTATATCGAGATTAACGCAGAAAAATCTCAGGATGCTCCTGTGATTACTGAGAAGAAAGAACCACTGGCCGACAGTTAA